CGAGAGGGGTGGACAGAGAAGAGGTTACCAGGGGACGAAGACATGTGCGCGGCTGCCCCGGAGTCGAGGTACCACTCCTGGGAGGTGCCAGAAGAGGATGGCCCGGCGGTGGCGCTGTGGAGAGCAGCCTGAAGGGACGCCATGTCCCATGCTGGTGACGGAGACGACGACGGCCCGGCCCCTGGGGTGTTGTAGTGGGGCGGGGGCGCGTAGCCAGGTGGGTAGGCACCAGGCGAGCCGTAGACGGGCAGTGGGAGCGCCGTTGGCGCGGGCGCGGCGTACATAGCCTGCTGGGGCGGAGTACCAGGCCGCGGGCCGAGAACGCCGGCACCAAGCGCGCGCCAGGCCATGGGCCACGCCTGGACGAGGCCTGTCCAGGAATTGGCGCCTGGTGCAGGGGCGGGAACGGCCGGAGGGCGAGGTAAGGGCGACGGCGAGGGAGCGATGTGAGCGCCCTGACCTCCATTGCCACGGCCGCGGcggcgcccgcgcccgcgcccttGTTGGTTGGTGTTGCTGGGAGGAGTGGGCGGTGTCGATGGAGAGCCGCGGCCAGCTACCAGGGCATGAGTGGACTGCAGCCGAGCAGACTGTTCGGCGCGGTGTTCCTCCAGAAGGAGGAAGGAGCGCACCTGAAGGAAGGAGGGGAGGGGCACCTGCGACGTCACATGGGGAATGACGGAGTGGTACTGACGGTTGAGGCCGCGCAGGAGGTGGAAAACCTGGCGCGTGTCAGTGACCGGCTGGCCGAGGTCCCGGAGTTGGTCGGTGAAGTTCTTGAGTTTGGTGCAGTACTGCATGACCGACATGTCTCCCTGGACGGCGGCGTGGTACTCGGCGTCGACGTAGACGGCGCGGGCGAGGTGGTTGTCGCGGAACAGGCTGTCGATGGCGGTCCACATGGCGATCGCCGTGTCCTCGGGGTGCATGACGGCATCGAGGAGCTCCGGCGCGATGGTGGTGTAGAGCCAGTGCACGACGACATGGTCGGCCATGAGCCACTCGGGGTGGTCGAGACGGGGGAGCGCCTCGGGATCGACATGGTCGCGGAGCCCAAACATCCCGATGACGGCGTCGAAGTGGCGGCGCCATTGGGTGTAGTTGCCGGCGAGGAGGTCCAGCGTGACTGGAACATGGCGGCGGATGTCGACGGTTTGCAGCACCGACGAGGGGATGGAGGGAGGTGGGGGCGCCAcggccaccatggccgacgcaggcAG
This sequence is a window from Aegilops tauschii subsp. strangulata cultivar AL8/78 chromosome 7, Aet v6.0, whole genome shotgun sequence. Protein-coding genes within it:
- the LOC109746278 gene encoding uncharacterized protein; its protein translation is MISRRGCKLYIIPAHEANQSVVCFPPNPHSNMVSNISDPASAPMEHDDGDAPPAVPLAAAPPAVPPAPAPPAPAVPAAPASPAPALAVATAPVPPAALPASAMVAVAPPPPSIPSSVLQTVDIRRHVPVTLDLLAGNYTQWRRHFDAVIGMFGLRDHVDPEALPRLDHPEWLMADHVVVHWLYTTIAPELLDAVMHPEDTAIAMWTAIDSLFRDNHLARAVYVDAEYHAAVQGDMSVMQYCTKLKNFTDQLRDLGQPVTDTRQVFHLLRGLNRQYHSVIPHVTSQVPLPSFLQVRSFLLLEEHRAEQSARLQSTHALVAGRGSPSTPPTPPSNTNQQGRGRGRRRGRGNGGQGAHIAPSPSPLPRPPAVPAPAPGANSWTGLVQAWPMAWRALGAGVLGPRPGTPPQQAMYAAPAPTALPLPVYGSPGAYPPGYAPPPHYNTPGAGPSSSPSPAWDMASLQAALHSATAGPSSSGTSQEWYLDSGAAAHMSSSPGNLFSVHPSRSASHVVVGSGECLPITHMGTGSLIGVTSPIQLRNVIVCPSIIKNLLSVRQLCRDNPVTVEFDACGFSVKDLRTDDPPM